A section of the Acidobacteriota bacterium genome encodes:
- a CDS encoding alcohol dehydrogenase catalytic domain-containing protein, with protein MKVLLYPDYEQLKIAEQSEPRPDAGEVLLRVEACGICGSELEAFKKRSPRRVPPLVMGHEFCGIIEEVGAKVRLFTRGQRVVSHSLYGCGECVRCLRGNSHLCARRQLFGMNRQGGFAELVSVPEKCLVAWPESLPAAAASLAEPLANGVHVVGLTWQLIPSRVAIVGAGPIGLLCQQAFQCLTTAETIVADLIQERLNVANRLGAKHTINSSYSNFLEEILALTRGEGADVVVDAVGSSVSKQQALEATRPGGITVWIGTRENTISMNSYDVTLTERRVQGSYAASLDELKVAVDLLATGRVETMSWVKTFPLVEGVDAFRRMMAAQGDDIKAVLLPTLS; from the coding sequence ATGAAAGTTCTACTTTACCCCGACTATGAACAATTGAAGATTGCCGAACAGAGCGAACCGCGTCCCGACGCTGGTGAAGTGCTGTTGCGCGTCGAGGCTTGCGGCATCTGTGGCAGTGAACTTGAAGCCTTCAAAAAGCGCAGCCCGCGCCGGGTTCCGCCGCTGGTGATGGGACATGAATTCTGCGGCATCATTGAAGAGGTTGGCGCGAAGGTCCGCTTGTTCACACGCGGTCAACGGGTGGTATCGCATTCGTTGTACGGTTGCGGCGAATGTGTGCGTTGTTTGCGCGGCAATAGCCACCTGTGCGCCAGGCGACAATTATTCGGCATGAACCGGCAAGGTGGTTTTGCTGAACTGGTCTCGGTTCCTGAAAAGTGTCTGGTCGCCTGGCCTGAGTCGTTGCCTGCGGCAGCGGCGAGTTTAGCGGAACCCTTGGCAAACGGCGTTCACGTTGTTGGCTTGACGTGGCAACTCATCCCCAGCCGGGTTGCCATTGTCGGCGCGGGACCCATCGGGCTGCTCTGTCAACAGGCATTTCAATGTTTGACGACTGCCGAAACCATCGTTGCCGATTTGATTCAGGAACGCCTGAATGTCGCCAACCGACTTGGCGCGAAACACACCATCAATTCGAGCTACAGCAATTTTCTGGAAGAGATATTGGCGCTGACCAGAGGCGAGGGCGCGGATGTAGTGGTGGATGCGGTCGGCAGCAGCGTGTCCAAGCAACAGGCTTTGGAAGCGACGCGCCCCGGCGGTATCACGGTTTGGATTGGCACGCGCGAAAACACCATCTCCATGAACTCTTACGATGTGACGCTCACCGAAAGGCGCGTGCAGGGCAGTTATGCAGCGTCGTTGGACGAATTGAAAGTTGCCGTAGATTTGCTGGCGACCGGTCGCGTAGAGACGATGAGTTGGGTGAAGACCTTTCCGCTTGTGGAAGGCGTCGATGCCTTTCGCCGCATGATGGCAGCCCAGGGCGATGACATCAAAGCCGTGTTGTTGCCAACGCTGTCTTAA
- a CDS encoding glucose 1-dehydrogenase → MPSFRLDGRVALVTGGSRGLGLGMALALAHAGADVALAARTASELEAAAAMIQAIGRQTFFLPTDVSDVTGIQTMVQITAARFGRLDILVNAAGINIRQPVDEFTEDDWEQLMAVNLKGAFFAAQEAARIMRSQGKGKIINVGSVAFEIIVPNIALYAISKGGMRQMTRSLAVELARDNICVNAIAPGRFWTKMTDAVFSDPELYESAVAPIPLGRPGTAADLAGATVLLASDASDYITGQTIFVDGGWLVNGGVKA, encoded by the coding sequence ATGCCGAGTTTTCGCCTTGACGGGCGCGTTGCGCTGGTTACGGGCGGAAGTCGTGGACTAGGGTTAGGGATGGCGCTGGCGCTTGCCCACGCCGGTGCCGATGTCGCTTTAGCGGCGCGCACCGCCAGTGAACTCGAAGCCGCTGCCGCGATGATTCAAGCAATCGGGCGGCAAACATTTTTTCTGCCCACGGACGTCAGCGATGTGACCGGCATCCAGACGATGGTGCAAATCACCGCCGCGCGTTTCGGGCGCTTGGATATATTGGTGAACGCCGCAGGCATCAACATTCGTCAACCGGTTGACGAATTTACCGAAGACGATTGGGAACAGTTAATGGCGGTTAATTTGAAGGGCGCGTTTTTTGCCGCTCAGGAAGCAGCGCGGATTATGCGCTCTCAGGGCAAAGGCAAAATCATTAATGTCGGCTCGGTGGCATTTGAAATCATCGTTCCCAATATTGCGCTCTATGCCATCAGCAAAGGCGGGATGCGACAGATGACCCGCAGCCTCGCTGTTGAACTCGCGCGCGATAACATCTGCGTGAATGCCATTGCGCCCGGCAGATTTTGGACGAAGATGACCGATGCGGTTTTTTCCGACCCCGAACTTTACGAAAGCGCGGTTGCGCCGATTCCGCTTGGTCGCCCGGGCACGGCTGCGGATTTAGCCGGAGCCACCGTTTTACTGGCTTCGGATGCCAGCGACTACATCACCGGACAGACCATCTTTGTGGATGGCGGTTGGTTGGTCAACGGCGGTGTTAAGGCATAA
- the araD gene encoding L-arabinonate dehydratase: MSSKKAPEQLRSHRWFGATDLRSFGHRARAKQMGYEVNDFAGKPVIAIVNTWSDLTTCHSHFRTRADEVKRGVWQAGGFPVELPAMPVNETYMKPSPMMYRNFLAMETEELLRSQPVDGVVLMGGCDKTTPGLLMGAISMNLPAIYLPAGPMLRGNWNGQTLGSGTDMWKYWAEKSAGNISDCEWSEMESGIARSAGHCMTMGTASTMTAIAEALGMTLPGASSIPAVDASHQRMATACGRRIVEMVWEDLKPRDILTEGAFENAITVDMAIGGSTNAIIHFVALAGRVGLKLELNKFDAISQHTPMIANLRPSGEYLMEDFYYAGGLRALMHEISELLNLDCLTVSGKTMGANIESAKVFKPEIIRPLSNPVSAKGGTAILYGNLAPDGAVIKPTAAEAHLLKHSGRAVVFKDYNDLAARVNDEDLTVDETSVLVLQNAGPLGGPGMPEWGMLPIPQKLLKKGVRDMVRISDARMSGTSYGACVLHVSPESYIGGPLALVRDGDVIEMDVPGRRLHLQVSEAELEKRRSEWRPPQLRYARGFSALYTTHVTQAHQGCDFDFLHEGAETPEPEIH, from the coding sequence ATGTCTTCAAAGAAAGCCCCTGAACAATTGCGCAGTCATCGCTGGTTTGGCGCGACAGACCTGCGCTCATTCGGTCATCGCGCCCGCGCCAAACAGATGGGCTATGAGGTGAACGATTTTGCGGGCAAACCGGTCATTGCCATCGTCAATACGTGGAGCGACCTGACCACCTGCCACAGCCATTTCCGCACCCGCGCCGACGAAGTCAAACGCGGTGTGTGGCAGGCGGGTGGCTTCCCGGTTGAACTCCCGGCAATGCCGGTCAACGAAACCTACATGAAGCCAAGCCCGATGATGTATCGCAATTTTCTGGCGATGGAAACCGAAGAGTTACTGCGCAGTCAACCCGTCGATGGCGTGGTGCTGATGGGCGGTTGCGATAAAACGACACCGGGATTGCTGATGGGCGCAATCAGCATGAATTTGCCCGCCATCTATTTGCCCGCAGGTCCGATGCTTCGCGGCAACTGGAACGGGCAGACGCTTGGCAGTGGCACGGATATGTGGAAATACTGGGCGGAAAAATCCGCCGGTAATATCAGTGATTGTGAATGGTCGGAAATGGAAAGCGGCATTGCGCGTTCGGCAGGTCATTGCATGACGATGGGCACGGCTTCGACGATGACCGCGATTGCCGAAGCTTTGGGCATGACGCTTCCGGGCGCTTCTTCGATTCCTGCGGTTGACGCCAGCCATCAACGTATGGCGACCGCCTGCGGACGACGCATCGTTGAAATGGTCTGGGAAGATTTGAAACCGCGCGACATTTTAACCGAAGGCGCTTTTGAAAATGCCATCACTGTTGATATGGCAATCGGCGGTTCGACCAATGCGATTATTCATTTCGTCGCTCTCGCAGGTCGCGTCGGGTTGAAATTGGAGTTAAACAAATTCGATGCCATTTCCCAACATACGCCGATGATTGCCAACCTGCGCCCGTCAGGTGAATACCTGATGGAAGATTTTTATTATGCCGGGGGACTTCGCGCCTTGATGCATGAGATTAGCGAACTCCTGAATCTTGATTGCCTGACGGTATCGGGCAAGACGATGGGCGCGAATATTGAATCCGCAAAGGTGTTCAAACCGGAAATCATTCGCCCGCTCAGTAATCCGGTTTCAGCAAAAGGCGGCACGGCGATTCTTTATGGCAACCTTGCGCCTGATGGTGCGGTAATTAAACCGACTGCTGCCGAAGCGCATTTGCTCAAACATAGCGGACGCGCCGTGGTTTTCAAAGATTATAATGACCTGGCAGCGCGGGTGAATGACGAGGATTTAACGGTTGATGAAACCTCTGTGCTGGTGTTGCAAAATGCCGGGCCGCTTGGCGGTCCCGGTATGCCGGAATGGGGAATGTTGCCGATTCCGCAAAAACTTTTGAAGAAAGGCGTGCGCGATATGGTGCGGATTTCCGATGCCCGCATGAGCGGCACCTCTTATGGGGCGTGCGTCTTGCACGTCTCGCCGGAATCCTACATCGGCGGGCCGCTGGCGTTGGTGCGCGATGGCGATGTGATAGAGATGGATGTGCCCGGTCGCCGACTGCATCTACAAGTCAGTGAGGCAGAGTTGGAAAAGCGCCGAAGCGAGTGGCGTCCGCCGCAGTTGAGGTACGCGCGCGGATTCAGCGCCCTCTACACCACGCATGTCACGCAGGCGCACCAGGGTTGTGATTTCGATTTTCTGCACGAGGGCGCGGAAACCCCGGAACCGGAGATTCATTAA
- a CDS encoding substrate-binding domain-containing protein, translated as MNKFKLIVLVLLVSVCCFAPGCRREASTKRVIAVIPKGVSHFFWQSVHAGAEAAGKELNVEIIWKGPAQETDYTGQINMVEDAINRRVDGIVLAPSHGDALVPVVERAQKEGIPVTIFDSGINTEKYLSYVATDNRQGGVVAAERLAEKLGGKGKVAILGVKAGSVSTDEREQGFQETIKQKYPGIEIVAFQYGEADRAKSLDRATDIMTAHSDLNGFFASNESSTVGAVQAIKQKGLAGKVILVGFDSSPNLIDDLNAGAIDSLVLQNPFKMGYEGVKSMVNKLNGQEPPRKMDTGVSLLTKDNINTPEMQQLLKAP; from the coding sequence ATGAATAAATTTAAACTGATTGTACTTGTATTGCTGGTTTCAGTCTGTTGCTTTGCGCCCGGATGTCGTCGCGAAGCGAGCACCAAGCGGGTCATTGCAGTGATTCCGAAAGGCGTGTCGCATTTCTTCTGGCAAAGCGTTCACGCGGGCGCAGAAGCTGCCGGTAAAGAATTGAATGTAGAAATCATCTGGAAAGGTCCCGCGCAGGAGACCGATTACACAGGGCAAATCAACATGGTCGAAGACGCGATTAACCGCCGCGTCGATGGCATCGTGCTTGCCCCTTCGCATGGCGATGCTTTGGTGCCGGTGGTTGAACGCGCTCAGAAAGAAGGCATCCCCGTAACCATTTTCGATTCCGGCATCAATACCGAAAAATATCTTTCATATGTTGCCACCGATAATCGTCAAGGTGGCGTGGTCGCGGCTGAACGGCTGGCAGAAAAACTCGGCGGCAAAGGTAAAGTGGCAATCCTTGGCGTCAAAGCCGGTTCAGTTTCGACCGACGAGCGTGAACAAGGGTTTCAGGAAACCATCAAGCAGAAATATCCCGGCATTGAAATCGTCGCTTTTCAATATGGTGAAGCTGACCGCGCCAAATCGCTTGATCGCGCGACCGACATCATGACGGCGCACAGCGATTTGAACGGCTTTTTCGCCTCGAATGAATCTTCGACAGTAGGTGCCGTGCAGGCGATTAAACAGAAGGGTCTGGCAGGCAAAGTCATATTGGTGGGTTTCGATTCCAGCCCCAATTTGATTGACGATTTGAATGCCGGAGCGATTGATTCGCTGGTGTTACAAAACCCTTTCAAGATGGGTTACGAAGGCGTCAAAAGTATGGTCAATAAATTAAATGGTCAGGAACCGCCGCGCAAAATGGACACCGGCGTGAGTTTGCTTACCAAAGACAACATCAACACGCCCGAAATGCAGCAACTCCTCAAAGCGCCATAG
- a CDS encoding HNH endonuclease signature motif containing protein, with amino-acid sequence MILQGEGMKLEDWLYSETDDTCAICGIRGIQILTNHHIDNNHSNNVYDNTIVLCHNCHSQHHQNKGLSQKQIEDRKRHLIQKTLTQYGINAMKIAGRNSFGVVAMPFLLYHLVQLGYMTKEETQMGYGDQEDATARFAITESGRTLLQKWF; translated from the coding sequence ATGATTTTACAAGGGGAAGGAATGAAACTAGAGGACTGGTTGTATAGTGAGACGGATGATACTTGCGCCATCTGTGGGATCAGAGGGATTCAAATACTCACAAATCATCATATTGATAACAATCATTCAAATAATGTTTATGACAACACAATTGTCCTTTGCCACAACTGCCATAGCCAACATCATCAGAATAAAGGGCTAAGTCAAAAGCAGATTGAGGATCGGAAGAGACACCTGATACAAAAGACGCTAACTCAATATGGTATAAATGCAATGAAAATTGCTGGACGCAATAGTTTCGGTGTAGTGGCAATGCCTTTCCTTCTATATCATCTGGTGCAATTAGGTTATATGACAAAAGAAGAAACCCAGATGGGGTATGGGGATCAAGAAGATGCTACAGCCCGCTTTGCTATAACTGAAAGTGGTCGAACATTATTGCAGAAATGGTTTTAA
- a CDS encoding sugar ABC transporter ATP-binding protein has translation MTSNAPALEMRRISKSFAGNSVLAEVNLSAAAGEVHALVGENGAGKSTLMKILAGVHQPDSGEILINGNEARINNPAAALAQGIAMIYQELALAPHLTVAENIFLGREPLSFAPLGILSKRQLNAKTAELLAEYGFELDPEARVERLSAADRQIVEIMRATLEARRVIVMDEPTSSLTTREVDELFRLIRDLKARGLAIIYISHRLEELEAIADRLTILRDGQAVYTGAWGELSMDDIIRFMAGRELKEIFPPRAAHIGEARLVIQDLSLAGKFANVSFAARAGEVLGIAGLAGAGRTELVETIFGAHAADSGAIYLNGAKLFAGHPERAVNEGLSLLTEDRKRTGLCLNLSMAHNLTLANVRALIRNWRLSRKREQDATRQYIEKLHIRPPDPMKTVARLSGGNQQKVLLGRWLFAGSQVFLLDEPTRGVDVAARSEIYRAINELTEAGAAVVMVSSDLPELLGMADRLLVMRRGRLVAELDARKTTQEEVLRYAAVEDANFLAPEVSSEGLSR, from the coding sequence ATGACTTCAAACGCCCCGGCGCTAGAAATGCGCCGCATTAGTAAATCATTTGCCGGGAATAGCGTGCTCGCGGAGGTCAATTTGTCTGCCGCGGCGGGCGAAGTTCACGCGCTCGTGGGCGAAAATGGCGCGGGCAAATCGACGCTCATGAAAATTCTCGCGGGCGTGCATCAACCCGATAGCGGCGAGATTCTCATCAATGGCAACGAGGCGCGAATTAACAATCCGGCGGCGGCGCTCGCCCAAGGCATTGCCATGATTTATCAGGAACTCGCGCTCGCGCCGCACCTCACCGTGGCGGAAAATATTTTTCTCGGTCGTGAGCCGCTCAGCTTTGCGCCGCTCGGCATCCTTAGTAAACGTCAATTGAATGCCAAGACCGCGGAACTGCTCGCCGAATACGGCTTTGAACTCGACCCTGAAGCGCGTGTCGAACGTCTGAGCGCCGCCGACCGCCAAATCGTTGAAATTATGCGCGCTACTTTGGAAGCCCGGCGCGTCATCGTCATGGATGAGCCGACCTCGTCGCTTACCACACGCGAAGTTGATGAATTGTTTCGCTTGATTCGCGACCTCAAAGCGCGCGGCTTGGCGATTATCTACATTTCGCATCGCCTCGAAGAACTCGAAGCTATCGCCGACCGCTTGACGATTTTGCGCGACGGGCAGGCGGTTTACACAGGCGCGTGGGGCGAGCTTTCAATGGATGACATCATACGCTTCATGGCGGGTCGTGAATTGAAAGAAATTTTTCCACCACGCGCGGCGCACATCGGGGAAGCGCGCCTCGTCATTCAGGATTTATCGCTTGCCGGAAAATTTGCGAACGTCAGCTTTGCAGCGCGTGCAGGCGAAGTCTTAGGCATTGCCGGACTCGCGGGAGCCGGTCGCACCGAACTCGTTGAAACCATTTTCGGCGCACACGCGGCAGACAGCGGCGCAATTTATTTGAATGGGGCAAAGCTTTTTGCCGGGCATCCTGAGCGCGCCGTGAATGAAGGGTTGAGTCTACTTACCGAAGACCGCAAACGCACAGGGCTTTGTCTGAATTTATCAATGGCGCATAACCTGACGCTTGCCAATGTGCGGGCGCTTATCAGGAATTGGCGGCTCAGTCGCAAACGCGAACAGGATGCCACGCGCCAGTACATCGAAAAATTGCACATTCGCCCGCCCGACCCGATGAAAACTGTGGCGCGACTGAGTGGCGGCAATCAACAGAAAGTTTTACTCGGTCGCTGGCTATTTGCCGGTTCGCAAGTCTTCCTGCTCGATGAACCAACGCGCGGCGTTGATGTGGCGGCGCGTTCGGAAATTTACCGCGCCATCAATGAACTCACGGAAGCGGGCGCGGCAGTCGTAATGGTGTCTTCGGATTTACCGGAACTCTTAGGTATGGCTGACCGCTTGTTGGTGATGCGGCGCGGACGACTGGTTGCCGAACTCGATGCCCGCAAAACGACGCAGGAAGAGGTGTTGAGGTATGCCGCTGTTGAAGATGCTAATTTCTTAGCACCCGAAGTTTCATCAGAAGGTTTAAGTCGCTAA
- a CDS encoding ABC transporter permease, translated as MSDWIKRFLPFVSLIALCMVIAVLEPKFVSAGNLAGVARQTAVITIMAIGMTVVMVSGGIDLSVGSMMALTAVIGAIAMVAGAPVLLGILVCIAAGAMFGLVNGAAVAMLKIPPFIVTLGAMGIYRGIALLVTDGKAVVGLPNDFGYLAEGNLFGVMPIPLLIVLVVALAIHFLLNNTQAGRYSYAIGSNSEAARYAGVRVSRYQVMFYVILGALAGLAGAIESARLVTGQPTAGEGYELRVIAAVVIGGGSLSGGQGTVIGTIIGSLIMGVLANGANLLGISSFTQQVIIGAVIVLAVTFDEFQRRRLQTAV; from the coding sequence ATGTCAGACTGGATTAAACGCTTTCTTCCTTTTGTCAGCCTCATCGCGCTTTGCATGGTGATTGCCGTGCTGGAACCGAAATTTGTTTCGGCTGGCAATCTTGCAGGTGTTGCGCGACAGACCGCCGTGATTACGATTATGGCAATCGGCATGACGGTGGTGATGGTATCGGGCGGCATTGACCTTTCGGTCGGTTCAATGATGGCGCTCACTGCCGTGATTGGCGCTATTGCGATGGTCGCGGGCGCGCCGGTGTTATTGGGAATTTTAGTCTGCATTGCGGCAGGCGCGATGTTCGGACTCGTGAACGGCGCGGCAGTGGCGATGCTCAAGATTCCGCCGTTCATTGTCACGCTTGGCGCGATGGGCATTTATCGTGGCATCGCTTTGCTGGTCACCGATGGCAAAGCGGTTGTCGGTCTACCAAATGATTTCGGGTATCTAGCCGAAGGCAATTTATTCGGCGTGATGCCGATTCCCTTGTTGATTGTTCTGGTGGTCGCACTTGCCATTCATTTTTTATTGAACAACACTCAGGCGGGGCGTTATTCGTATGCGATTGGCAGCAACTCGGAAGCGGCGCGTTATGCGGGGGTGCGGGTGTCGCGCTATCAAGTCATGTTCTATGTGATTTTAGGCGCGCTTGCGGGACTCGCGGGAGCGATTGAATCGGCAAGGTTAGTTACCGGGCAACCGACCGCCGGCGAAGGTTATGAATTGCGCGTCATCGCGGCGGTGGTCATTGGCGGCGGGTCGCTCAGCGGCGGACAAGGCACCGTCATCGGCACGATTATCGGGTCATTGATTATGGGTGTGCTTGCAAACGGCGCGAACCTGCTCGGCATTTCGTCATTCACCCAACAGGTAATCATCGGCGCAGTCATTGTGCTTGCCGTCACCTTTGATGAATTTCAACGCCGTCGATTGCAAACCGCGGTATAG
- a CDS encoding fumarylacetoacetate hydrolase family protein — protein MKLALFKADESNPQQVGVLVEEKLIDLAMLANAVRERGEPVANWLSEIKSVSEIIARGSVALSEINALVDSAKASDALQNEGVGFAVDSVTFLPPVTPAKILAIGRNYADHAIEGGSEPPAAPLIFNKLPNALSAHNAPIVLPTISTQVDYEAELAVVMGRRAKRVSETEALRFVFGYSLINDVSARDLQFGDGQWVRGKGLDTFAPLGPFITTGDEIEDVQALHIEGRLNGEVMQTSNTAKMIFKIAYLVSYISQGITLEPGDVIATGTPEGVGIFRKPPVLLKAGDVFEVTVEKLGTLRNPVVAAEDRCDFDQV, from the coding sequence ATGAAACTGGCATTATTTAAAGCTGATGAATCGAACCCCCAGCAAGTAGGAGTTCTTGTTGAGGAAAAATTGATTGACCTCGCGATGCTGGCGAATGCTGTGCGCGAACGCGGTGAACCGGTCGCCAACTGGCTCAGTGAAATTAAAAGTGTTTCAGAGATTATCGCGCGCGGCAGTGTGGCGCTCAGTGAAATCAACGCGCTGGTTGATAGCGCGAAGGCAAGCGACGCCTTGCAGAATGAAGGCGTCGGTTTCGCGGTGGATAGCGTGACCTTTCTGCCGCCGGTGACGCCCGCGAAAATTCTCGCCATCGGGCGCAACTACGCCGACCACGCCATTGAAGGCGGTTCGGAACCGCCCGCCGCGCCGCTCATTTTTAACAAACTGCCAAACGCGCTCAGCGCCCACAATGCGCCGATTGTCTTACCGACGATTAGTACACAAGTAGATTACGAAGCCGAGCTTGCAGTGGTCATGGGTCGCCGCGCCAAACGGGTAAGCGAAACCGAGGCGCTCAGGTTTGTTTTCGGTTACTCGTTGATTAACGATGTGAGCGCCCGCGATTTGCAATTCGGTGATGGTCAGTGGGTGCGCGGCAAAGGGCTTGATACCTTTGCGCCACTTGGCCCGTTTATTACCACCGGCGATGAAATCGAAGACGTACAGGCGCTTCATATCGAGGGGCGACTGAACGGCGAAGTGATGCAAACCTCGAATACGGCGAAGATGATTTTTAAAATCGCCTATCTGGTTTCGTATATTTCGCAGGGCATCACGCTTGAGCCGGGCGATGTGATTGCCACCGGCACACCCGAAGGCGTCGGCATCTTTCGCAAACCGCCGGTGCTGCTAAAAGCCGGTGATGTGTTTGAAGTGACGGTTGAAAAACTCGGCACCCTGCGCAATCCCGTCGTCGCCGCAGAAGATCGATGTGATTTTGATCAGGTATAA
- a CDS encoding PIN domain-containing protein: protein MTYLVDTNILVRLVDIQSSQHQATSDAIKLLLTKKQDLYIIYESLIEFWVVATRDKNDNGLGLSTDAADKEIFNLLKVFLLLPDASLFAEWRALVNANHISGYKAYDTRLVAAMNLHSIDALLTFNDADFKYYGIRVETPTEVLAKP from the coding sequence ATGACCTACCTCGTTGATACGAATATTTTGGTGCGGCTTGTTGACATACAAAGCTCACAGCACCAAGCGACCTCAGATGCGATCAAGCTCCTCCTTACAAAAAAGCAAGACCTTTACATTATCTATGAAAGTTTGATTGAGTTTTGGGTGGTGGCGACGCGGGATAAGAACGATAACGGTTTGGGACTTTCAACTGATGCCGCCGACAAAGAAATCTTCAATCTCCTGAAGGTTTTTTTGCTGTTGCCTGATGCATCCCTATTTGCTGAGTGGCGAGCTTTGGTTAATGCCAATCATATCTCCGGCTACAAAGCTTATGACACCCGGTTGGTTGCAGCGATGAACCTTCATTCAATTGATGCGTTGTTGACCTTCAATGATGCTGATTTTAAGTATTATGGAATTCGGGTTGAAACCCCGACCGAAGTTTTGGCAAAACCATAA
- a CDS encoding lactate racemase domain-containing protein has product MLIGKASENDFLAVAEIRELMATALEALPLDGKRVLIIIPDRTRTAPIPLMFRLFFELLNRRVKRLDYLIALGTHQPLNETAINQLIGVSAEERAGLYRGVEVFNHHWEKPETFVSLGQIPAQEIAELTDGLMHQAVDVRLNRLILDYDQLMICGPTFPHEVVGFSGGNKYFFPGIGGAEVINFSHWLGAMITSYSIIGTKSTPVRRVIDRAAALIDKPKLCFSMVVKNQGLAGLFIGSPETAYSAAADLSCRLHVRYVEKPFTRVLSVMPEMYEDLWTAAKGMYKLEPVVADGGEIIIYAPHIKEISYTHGTLIDEIGYHTRDYFQKQWDRFKHYPGGVLAHSTHLRGLGSYDAMTGIEMPRLQVTLATQISEARCRQVNLAYLNPNQIKLDEWRDREGEGILFVAKAGELLYRLQADAAPVAG; this is encoded by the coding sequence ATGCTGATTGGCAAAGCCAGCGAAAATGATTTTCTTGCGGTTGCTGAAATCAGAGAACTCATGGCGACGGCGCTTGAAGCGCTGCCGCTTGATGGTAAGCGTGTGCTCATCATCATTCCCGATAGAACCCGCACCGCGCCGATTCCCTTGATGTTTCGTCTCTTTTTTGAACTGCTCAACCGGCGCGTTAAACGCCTCGATTACCTCATCGCGCTTGGCACTCACCAACCCCTGAACGAAACTGCCATCAATCAACTGATTGGCGTCTCTGCCGAAGAGCGCGCCGGGCTTTATCGCGGTGTTGAGGTGTTCAATCATCATTGGGAAAAGCCTGAGACTTTCGTGAGCCTCGGACAAATTCCGGCTCAGGAGATTGCCGAACTCACTGATGGATTAATGCATCAAGCGGTTGATGTGCGATTGAATCGGTTGATTTTAGATTATGACCAACTGATGATTTGCGGGCCGACTTTTCCGCATGAAGTCGTAGGCTTTTCCGGCGGCAATAAATATTTCTTTCCCGGCATTGGCGGCGCCGAGGTGATTAACTTTTCGCACTGGCTTGGGGCAATGATTACCAGTTATTCAATCATCGGCACCAAATCAACGCCGGTGCGCCGCGTCATTGACCGCGCTGCGGCGCTGATTGATAAACCGAAACTCTGTTTTTCAATGGTGGTCAAAAACCAAGGTTTAGCAGGGCTTTTCATCGGTTCGCCCGAAACGGCTTACTCGGCGGCGGCTGACCTCTCATGCCGTTTGCATGTTCGTTATGTTGAAAAACCGTTCACGCGGGTGCTTTCGGTGATGCCTGAGATGTACGAAGATTTGTGGACAGCCGCCAAAGGCATGTACAAACTGGAGCCGGTCGTAGCCGATGGCGGCGAAATCATTATTTATGCGCCGCACATCAAGGAAATCAGTTACACACACGGCACACTCATTGATGAAATCGGCTATCACACACGCGACTATTTTCAAAAACAGTGGGACAGATTCAAACATTATCCGGGCGGTGTGCTTGCCCACAGCACACACCTGCGCGGACTTGGAAGCTATGATGCGATGACCGGAATTGAAATGCCACGCCTACAGGTGACGCTTGCGACACAAATTTCCGAAGCGCGCTGCCGACAGGTTAATTTAGCTTATTTAAATCCCAATCAAATCAAGCTTGATGAATGGCGCGACCGCGAGGGTGAAGGCATTTTATTTGTCGCGAAAGCCGGCGAGTTGTTATATCGCCTGCAAGCGGACGCCGCGCCGGTTGCAGGATAA